The nucleotide sequence CACCGCCGAGTACCAGCTGCGGACCCGGCGGTTCCGGCTCGCACCGTTCCGCGCGCAGCGGGGCCGCACCGGATCCGGACGGCCGCTGGAACCGCTGCGCCCGGTGCGGCTGGCCGCGACCGCCTGACCCGGCCCGGTCAGGGCCGCCAGCCGGCGACCTCGGCGAGTAGCGCGTCCCGGGTGGCGGCGTCCACGAACGACGCCTCCATCGAGTTCGCCGCCAGGGTCCGCAGCTGCTCGGCCGACAGGCCGAGACCGTCCCGGACCGCGGTGTAGTTCCGGTCGGCGTAGCCGCCGAAGTACGCCGGATCGTCGGAGTGCACGGACACCTTCAATCCGGCGGCGAGCATCTCGGGCAGCGGGTGCAGCCCGATGCCGGGGACGCAGCCCAGGCGCACGTTCGACAGCGGGCAGACGGTCAGCGGGGTGCCGTCCCGGCGCAGCCGCGCGACCAGGTCGTCGTCCTCGACCGCCCGGATGCCGTGATCCACCCGCAGCACGCCGAGCTCGTCGAGTGCCTCCCGGACGTAGCCGGCCGGGCCCTCCTCGCCGGCGTGCGCCACCGGCTTGAGCCCCAGGCCCCGGGCCCGGTCGAAGACGTCGGTGAACTTCGACGGCGGATGCCCGACCTCGGCCGAGTCCAGGCCGACGCCGACGATCCGGTCCAGGTGCGGCTCGGCGGCCCGCAGCGTGTCCGCCGCCTCGGACGCCGGCCGGTCGCGCAGGAAACAGAGGATCAGCCCGGCCGACACGCTGCCGGCATGCTCGTCGACGGCGTCGGTCAGGCCACCGATCACGTCCTCGATCGGGATCCCCCTGGCGGTGTGCGCCTGCGGGTCGAAGAACATCTCGACGTGCCGGACGCCCTCGCCGGGGCAGCGCCGCAGGTACGCCGAGGCCAGCTCGGCGAAGTCCGCGCGGGTGCGCAGGACGGCCATGTTGGCGTAGTACACGTCGAGGAACGACTGCAGGTCGGTGAACTCGTAGCGCGCCCGCAGGTCCTCGACGTCGCGATAGGGCAGTGCGACGTCGTTGCGGGCGGCGAGCTCGAAGACCGTCTCCGGCTCGAGCGTGCCCTCGATGTGCAGGTGCAGCTCCGCCTTCGGCAGCGGCGGGATCCCCGTCGTCGTCATCCGACGATCATCCCGGCCCGCCGGGGCCCCCTGCCACCCCGGCGCCGCATCGGATCAGCCGCCGGTGACGGTGGCCGTGGTGTGCGCCGAGCCGATCCGGCGCCGCGCACGGTCGCGGGCGGCCGCGGCCGCCCGGGCACGCTGCTCGGGTGTCCGCAGCGATCCGCCGACGTAGTGGTCGGAGCGCCCGCATCCGGGCGCCGTACCGACCGACCGGCCCGCGCCGGGCCGGGACGGCAGGTCCGGCAGCCGCGACGGGGTGCGCAACGGCTGCTGTGCGACGGGCGCCCGGTCGCAGCCGGGGGCAGGGACGGGCCGGCGCGGGGCCACGGGCATCCTCGGCTCGGATGCTGCCGGCTCGGGTGCCGGCCCGGACGCGGTGGGCACGGGCACTCCCGGCACGGACACCGCCGGCACGGACGACCCCGGCATCACCGGGGCCACCGGGGCCACCGGGGCCGCCGATTCCCGGGCCGCCGGGGCGCCCGGCGCGCCGGGCGCCGGCATCAGCGGCTCGCGGGTGGCGTCGGAGACGATCTGGGCGCCGCGGCGCGCGGCCCGCAGACCCGCGTCCACCGCACGCCGGGGGAGCTCCAGCAGGGCCACCGCCGGGCGGCCCGGCTCCGGGAGGCCGACCGGGCGGTCCGTGTCGATGACGGACTCGGCGGCGCGCTCGGTGCGCACCGTGACCACTCGCACCCCGGTGCCGTCGAGCATCCCGGCGAGGCCTGCGGTGAAGGCCAGCGCCCACGCGGTCACGGGATCGTCGCCCGGATCGGGTGATGCACCGACCGCGATCACCGTGCCGGATCCGCGGCGCAGCATCCCGGGGAGCGCGGCGTGGGTCAGCCGCATCGTCGCCGTGATGCCCAGGTCGATCCGGGACTGCTGCTCGTCGACGGACTCCGGCGCGCCCGGCCCGGCGTGACCCGGGATCGCGTCGTGCACCAGGACGTCCGGTGCGGGAGCCCCGGGGCCGCCGAGCAGCGCCTCGAGCCGGAACAGCCCGCGTCGGGTCGCGAGATCGGCGACGAGGGCGTCGGCCCGGACGTCGTAGCGCGCGGTGAGCGCCCGCGCCGTCACGTGCAGCCGGTCCGGATCCCGGCCGACGAGGATCAGATCGTGTCCGCGGGAGGCCAACCGGTCGGCCAGTACCGCGCCGATCCCGGAGCCACCGCCCGTGATGAGTGCCAGAGCCACCCGAAAAGGGTATCGAGACCCGATCGGGCTAGCGCGTTCGGGTGGTCACTTCACGTATGCGTTGATCTACGCTACGTATATACGCCCTGATCAGGACTCGACCGCGGGACGCTTGGCGTGCATGCCCTCCTCGAGCGCCGTCGCCACCTCGGCGAGATCGGCGAGCAGGTCCTGCATCCGGTCGGCGGAGATGCCGACCGGGGCTGCGGCGAGCACCCAGGTGTCCTCGGCCCAGAGCAGCTCGACGTCCTCGCCGACCGCGTCGCTGGCGTCGGCCAGCCGCGGGGTGAGCAGCGGGCGGACGGCGTCGGCGTCGCTGACGAAGGCGTAGCGCTCACCGACCGGCTCCAGCAGGTCCAGCCCGGCGTCGTCGGGGAGCGGGGCGGAGGGCAGCCGCAGCTCGACCGCGGCGGGCAGCGGGTCCTGGACCTGGACCGCACACAGCACCGAGCTGATCCGCCCGGCCTGCTCGTGGTCGAACGCGTGCGCCCGGCGCGGCCCGTCCGGCGTCGGGACGTCGCCGGACACCAGGTTGCGCGCGACACCCGGCCCGCCCTGGTGGATCGTGCCGTAGCGCCAGCGGCTGGGCAGTACCGGATCGGAGTCCAGGTACTCCCACTCGCGCATCGACGCCCAGCGCTTCCGGTCACGCGTGGCACCGCCACGGAACCGGTCGAAGACCAGCAGACCGACGCCGACGACGATCGCGAGGACGGCGATGACGAACCAGACCGACATGCCGCGGAGCGTAGTCCCGATTCGGGCGCCGAGCTGGTAGCGCCACGGCCCGGACGTGCACCTTCCGGGTGCCGATGGCTCATCCGGACGACGCGGGGTTCCCTCCGTCGTCCCAATCCGAACCGGTCGCCCGGGCCGCGGCCTGCTGCTTGCCGAGCTCCAGTCCGGCGTCCTGGGCCAGCCCGACCCCCTCGGCGAGCCCGGATCCGCGCACGGCCGCGGGGAGCAGGCCGGTGCGGATGGTGTCCTCCAGCCGCCCGATCGCCGCGCCGGCCTGCCGGAGCAGCGTCGCCAGCTCATCGATCCTGCGGATGATCGTCAGGGCCGTGTCGGCGACCTGCTTGACGATCATGGCGATCGCAATCGGCAGTGCCGTCCCCGCGGTGGCGAGCGCTGTCACTCCCCACACGATCAGCCAGGAGGCCACGCGGACCACCAGATCGGCGATCATGTCGCGGACGATCGCCCGCTCGGTGCCGACCATCGACGCGGAGCCGAGCACCAGGTCCGCCACCTCCCGCGCGGCCGTGGACAGTGTCCGCAGCCCCTCCTGGTGCTCGGTCAGCGTCCGCCCGAAGCCGGTCCCCGCCGTGCCCTCCCAGGTGCCCGCGGTGGCGCGCACCCCGTCCAGTGCCGTGGCCGCGGTACCGAGATCGGCGGAGATCCGTTGCCAGTCATCGGCCCGGGCGGTGATCTGCACCGGGTCGCCGCACAGCTGGTCGAGCGGGATCCGCAAGGTGTCGAAGTACTCCATCGCCCAGCCGACCCCGGCCCTGCCGAGCTCACCGATCGGGTTCGCGACGAATCCCAGCGCGTCCAGCCCGGCCACGACCCCGGCGACCGCGATGCCGCCGGCGTCCTGCTCCCGGACGGCGGTCGAGACGTCGTCGATCGACGAGAGCAGCCCGGCCCCGTCCAGCGGGGGCGCGCTCACCGGGGTTCCTCCACCACGTCGACCCGGGTGAACTCCAGGGCCGCCCGCTGGTCGGCCTCGCGGTAGCCGGTCGCCGCCTGCTCGAGCGCCGCGGACAGCTCGCCGAGCGTGCCCCCCAGCCCCTCCAGCGCCTCGGCCCCGGCCCGCATCGCCGCGGTCGCGTCGGCGGCGAAGAAGCTGCCGATCGCCCCGTAGGCATCGGTGTCCAGGTCGGTCGCCGACGGTCGCATCGCCGTGACGTCGGCGGCGAGCTGACGGAGCAGGCCGGCCTGGGTACCGAGGATGTCCGGATCGACCCGGAACCCGGCCGCCGGTGACGTCACCGCCCGGCCCCGGAGATCAGCGGTTCCATGATCTTCTCGACCTGCCCGGCCACGTCGGCCGCGGCCTCACCGGCCAGCCGCAGCACCGTCTCGGCGAGCCGGGCCCGGGGCATGTCGTCGGCCCGGACGCCGATGCTCAGGCCGGTCAGGTGGCCGGACTGGTCGACGGTCACCACGACCGCGCCGTCGCGGGTCCGTGCGGTCGCCGTCACCGTCGCGATCCGGGCCCTGGCCGCCTCGGCCCGGGCCCGGATCTGCTCGACGCGCTCGCGGTACTCCTCGAGCCATGTTCCCGCCGGCGGCACGGCGGAGGTGTGTGGACGCTCCATGCGCGGCGACGATGCCCGTCACCGTCGCCGCGCACGGCCGAGCGTGCGGATCAGTTCGCGATCGCGACCGGATCCGCCCCGGTGAGCGCCCGGCCGACGATCAGCCCGCCGGTGCCCCCGGACGCCGCCGGGTCCAGGTCGACCCGCACCGTGTCGCCCTCCCGGATCGACCCGCCGAGCAGCGCGCGGGCGAGCTGGTCCCCGATCGAGGACTGCACCAGCCTGCGCAGCGGACGTGCCCCGTAGACCGGGTCGAACCCGTTGAGCGCCAGCCATTCGCGGGCCGGGTCGGTGACGTCCAGGGTCAGCCTGCGCTTGGCGAGCCTGCGGCCCAGCACGCCGATCTGGATGTCGACGATGTGGGTCAGCTCGTCGGTCGAGAGCGCGTGGAAGACCACGACGTCGTCGAGCCGGTTCAGGAACTCGGGCTTGAAGTGCGTCCGGACGACCGCCATGACGGCGTTCTCGCGCGCCTTCTCGTCGAGCGCCTGGTCGGCGATCGCCTGGCTGCCGAGGTTGGACGTCAGCACCAGGATGGTGTTGCGGAAGTCCACGGTGCGGCCCTGGCCGTCGGTCAGCCGGCCGTCGTCGAGCACCTGCAGGAGCGTGTCGAAGACGTCCGGGTGGGCCTTCTCCACCTCGTCGAGCAGCACCACCGTGTACGGGCGTCGCCGGACCGCCTCGGTGAGCTGGCCGCCCTGGTCGTAGCCGACGTATCCGGGCGGGGCACCCACGAGACGGGCGACGCTGTGCTTCTCGCTGTACTCGCTCATGTCGATGCGGACCATCGCCCGCTCGTCGTCGAACAGGAACTCGGCGAGCGCCTTGGCCAGCTCGGTCTTGCCGACGCCGGTCGGCCCGAGGAACAGGAACGACCCGGTCGGCCGGTTCTCGTCGGAGATGCCGGCACGGGCCCGGCGGACGGCGTCGGAGACGACCCGGACGGCCTCGGCCTGCCCGATCACCCGCCGGCCCAGCTCGTCCTCCATGCGGAGCAGCTTGGCGGTCTCGCCCTCCAGCATCCGGCCGGCCGGGATGCCGGTCCAGGAGCTGACGACGTCGGCGACGTCGTCCGGGCCGACCTCCTCCTTGAGCATCACGTCCTCGTGGGTGTCGATGGCCGCGGTCTGCTCGGCCAGCTCCTTCTCCAGTGCCGGGATGCGCCCGTAGCGCAGCTCCGCAGCCCGGCCCAGGTCGCCGTCGCGCTCGGCCCGGTCGGACTCGCCGCGCAGCTGCTCCAGCTGCTCCTTGAGCTCCCGGGTGGACTCGATGGCGCCCTTCTCGTTCTGCCAGCGGGCGGTGAGCGCGGAGAGCTCCTCGCGCTTCTCGGCCAGCTCGGCCCGCAGCGCCACCAGGCGATCCTTCGAGGCGGCGTCGGACTCCTGGGTCAGCGCCATCTCCTCGATCTCCAGCCGGCGCACGGCCCGCTCCACGGTGTCGATCTCCACCGGGCGCGAGTCGATCTCCATCCGGAGCCGGGACGCGGCCTCGTCGACCAGGTCGATCGCCTTGTCCGGAAGGAACCGGGCGGTGATGTAACGATCGGAGAGGGTGGCGGCGGCGACCAGCGCGGCGTCGGTGATCCGGACGCCGTGGTGCACCTCGTAGCGCTCCTTCAGACCGCGCAGGATGCCCACGCTGTCCTCCACGCTCGGCTCGCCGACCAGCACCTGCTGGAACCGGCGCTCCAGCGCCGGGTCCTTCTCGATGTGCTTGCGGTACTCGTCGAGCGTGGTGGCACCGACCATCCGCAGCTCCCCGCGGGCGAGCATCGGCTTGATCATGTTCCCGGCGTCCATCGCGCCCTCACCGGACGCACCGGCACCGACGATGGTGTGCAGCTCGTCGATGAAGGTGATGATCTCGCCGGCCGAGTCGGTGATCTCCTTGAGTACAGCCTTGAGCCGCTCCTCGAACTCACCGCGGTACTTCGCGCCGGCCACCATCGACCCGAGATCGAGCGTGATGACCCGCTTGTTCCGCAGCGACTCGGGCACGTCCCCGGCGATGATCCGCTGGGCCAGGCCCTCCACGATCGCGGTCTTGCCGACGCCCGGCTCACCGATCAGCACCGGGTTGTTCTTGGTACGCCGGGACAGCACCTGCACGACGCGCCGGATCTCGGTGTCCCGGCCGATGACCGGGTCGAGGTCGCCGTCACGCGCGCTGGCCGTCAGATCCTGGCCGTACTTCTCCAGCGCCTGGTAGCTGCTCTCCGGGTCCGGGCTGCTCACCCGGGCCGAGCCGCGGACCTGGGCGAACGCGTCGCGCAGCGCGTCCGGGGTCGCGCCGTGGCGCTGCAGCAGCTGGGCGACCGGGCCGCCGGACCGGGCGAGCCCGACGAGCAGGTGCTCGGTGGAGACGTACTCGTCGCCCATCTCGGTGGCCAGCTGCTGGGCAGCGGTGATCGCGGCCAGCGCGTCCCGCTGCAGCTGCGGCGCGCTCACCGAGGAACCGGACGCCGAGGGCAGCCGGTTCCCGAGCGCGGTCAGCTCGGCGCGGACGGCGGCGGCGTCCGCGCCGACCGCCGTCAGCAGCGGGGCGGCGATGCCGTCGCCCTGGGCCAGCAGCGCGCCGAGCAGGTGGGTCGGGCCGACATCGGGGTTTCCGGCCAGCGTCGCGGCCTGCACGGCGGCGGAGATGGCCTGCTGGGTACGGGTGGTGGGGTTGAAGGAGTCCATGCTCCGCGGTCCTCCCGGTCCTTCGCTTGGGGTCTCTGGGTTGCGGGGAGCGGCATCCCGGCCCGTCTGCCTCACAGTGTGCCGGGGGGTGCGCCTCTCGACTCGTACAACGGCAGGAAAGTTGAGTCTGTTCCGCTCAGGTCGGAGTTTTTCGAGAGGTTGCGGACGCGCGGGCACGACCCCGTGTGCCGCTGGGGTCCGGCCCACGGGGCCGCACCCGGCCGGACGGCGCAGGAACGCCCACACCGGTTCCGGTGAACCCGCCCCCGGGACGCACCGCCGACGCCCGGCGCAGGGCAGTGCCGGACAGCCGGGCAGTGCCGGACAGCCGGGCCGGGCGGTGCCGGACGAGGCGGTCGGCGCCGGGGGACGCGGGGCCGTGCCGGACCACCGGACGCACCGGGCGTGGCGCGAGACCGAGCGTGTGACGCGCGCCCGGCCGAGGGCCGGCCCCGGGCGCACGAGTGCCGCCGGACGGATGCGCACGGGCTCACGGATACGAGCCCGCGCGGATGCGGGCCGTGCGCAGGCGCCGGGTCAGCGAGCCGGCGGGCGTCCGCGCAGCGCGCGGGCGGAGCCTCCGCCGAGGTGGGTGGTGCTGGGGAACCGGCGCCGGGGCGGGCGGGGCACCCGCGGCGGGGTCCCCTTCGCGGCGAAGAAGTCGCCGCCCTTGCGGGCCGGGTCGTCGGTGCCCCATTCCCGCCGCTGGGTCACCCGCTCCATCCGCGGGATGTGCTTGCGGCAGTGGATGTAGGCCTCCTCGACCTGCACCACCACCCAGCGCTCGGCGCGGCGGCCGGCCGTCCGGTCCCGGGCCTGCCCGGGGAAGGTCGCGCGGAAGGCGTCGTCGTCGAGCACCCGGGCCCTGCCGTTGACGTGCAGACCGATCAACGAGTCGGTGAAGTCGACCATGAGCAGGCCGATGTGCGGGTTCTCGACGAGGTTGCCGAGGCTCGCGTACACACCGTTACCGCGGTACTCGGGGTAGGCGAGCGTGTACTCGTCGAGCACCCGGATGAATCCGGGCGGGCCGGCGCGGAGGGAACTGTCACATTCACCGTGCTCGTCGGAGGTCGCGATGAACGCCATCTCCATCCGCGCGATGAACTCGATCATCCGCGGCAGCAGCCGGTCCCGGAGCTGGTCGCCGTAGAACCGGTCGGCCCTCGCCACACTGCCGATCTCGTCCTGCAGGATGTGCTCCCCGCCCGAACCCGGCCGGTGAACAGCGTGTTCGACGGCGTCCACGTCGGTCGGCGGGTGCTCGGCGACGGTCACGGGACGATCTCGACCGGAGAGCACCGGAGCGGGGGTTCGCAGCGGCACGCGCACCACCGTGCCATCCGGGACGCCCAGGACCAAACGCTCGCCGGGACATCCGGGCGCCACGCCACGTCGGCATTCCGGCGCACGGGCGCTATCCTGACCTCGGCGCCACCCACGCCATGACGAGTGACCACCGTCCCCGAACGGATGATTTGCAACCGTGTGTACCTGCCCACTGCCGCACAGTGAGCTAGTTGCGGTGCGACGTTCCACCGGACGGAGGCGCTCGCGTACCCTAACCGGCGGTGCGCGGACATCGATGTCCGGTATCACCGCGGCACGGAGCACGACCGAGGAGAGTGTCCGCCAGGCATGACTGCTGACCAGCTGATCGCCGGCGACGTCGCCCCGCAGCGACGCCCCGCCTCGGAGGCGGACCGGACAGTCGAGCTCATCCGGAACAGCTTCGCCCTCGTCGAGCCGCAGGCCGAGGAACTCGGCAAGCACTTCTACTCGACGCTGTTCGGGCGCGCCCCGGAGACCCGCGACCTCTTCCCGGTGAACATGGAGGTGCAGCGCAGCCGACTGTTGCGCGCCCTCGTGCACGTCGTGCAGATGGTGGACCAGCCGGACGATCTGGT is from Pseudonocardia autotrophica and encodes:
- a CDS encoding adenosine deaminase codes for the protein MTTTGIPPLPKAELHLHIEGTLEPETVFELAARNDVALPYRDVEDLRARYEFTDLQSFLDVYYANMAVLRTRADFAELASAYLRRCPGEGVRHVEMFFDPQAHTARGIPIEDVIGGLTDAVDEHAGSVSAGLILCFLRDRPASEAADTLRAAEPHLDRIVGVGLDSAEVGHPPSKFTDVFDRARGLGLKPVAHAGEEGPAGYVREALDELGVLRVDHGIRAVEDDDLVARLRRDGTPLTVCPLSNVRLGCVPGIGLHPLPEMLAAGLKVSVHSDDPAYFGGYADRNYTAVRDGLGLSAEQLRTLAANSMEASFVDAATRDALLAEVAGWRP
- a CDS encoding SDR family NAD(P)-dependent oxidoreductase → MALALITGGGSGIGAVLADRLASRGHDLILVGRDPDRLHVTARALTARYDVRADALVADLATRRGLFRLEALLGGPGAPAPDVLVHDAIPGHAGPGAPESVDEQQSRIDLGITATMRLTHAALPGMLRRGSGTVIAVGASPDPGDDPVTAWALAFTAGLAGMLDGTGVRVVTVRTERAAESVIDTDRPVGLPEPGRPAVALLELPRRAVDAGLRAARRGAQIVSDATREPLMPAPGAPGAPAARESAAPVAPVAPVMPGSSVPAVSVPGVPVPTASGPAPEPAASEPRMPVAPRRPVPAPGCDRAPVAQQPLRTPSRLPDLPSRPGAGRSVGTAPGCGRSDHYVGGSLRTPEQRARAAAAARDRARRRIGSAHTTATVTGG
- a CDS encoding type III secretion system chaperone family protein → MSVWFVIAVLAIVVGVGLLVFDRFRGGATRDRKRWASMREWEYLDSDPVLPSRWRYGTIHQGGPGVARNLVSGDVPTPDGPRRAHAFDHEQAGRISSVLCAVQVQDPLPAAVELRLPSAPLPDDAGLDLLEPVGERYAFVSDADAVRPLLTPRLADASDAVGEDVELLWAEDTWVLAAAPVGISADRMQDLLADLAEVATALEEGMHAKRPAVES
- a CDS encoding WXG100 family type VII secretion target, with the protein product MSAPPLDGAGLLSSIDDVSTAVREQDAGGIAVAGVVAGLDALGFVANPIGELGRAGVGWAMEYFDTLRIPLDQLCGDPVQITARADDWQRISADLGTAATALDGVRATAGTWEGTAGTGFGRTLTEHQEGLRTLSTAAREVADLVLGSASMVGTERAIVRDMIADLVVRVASWLIVWGVTALATAGTALPIAIAMIVKQVADTALTIIRRIDELATLLRQAGAAIGRLEDTIRTGLLPAAVRGSGLAEGVGLAQDAGLELGKQQAAARATGSDWDDGGNPASSG
- a CDS encoding type VII secretion target, with the protein product MTSPAAGFRVDPDILGTQAGLLRQLAADVTAMRPSATDLDTDAYGAIGSFFAADATAAMRAGAEALEGLGGTLGELSAALEQAATGYREADQRAALEFTRVDVVEEPR
- a CDS encoding YbaB/EbfC family nucleoid-associated protein — protein: MERPHTSAVPPAGTWLEEYRERVEQIRARAEAARARIATVTATARTRDGAVVVTVDQSGHLTGLSIGVRADDMPRARLAETVLRLAGEAAADVAGQVEKIMEPLISGAGR
- the clpB gene encoding ATP-dependent chaperone ClpB, which produces MDSFNPTTRTQQAISAAVQAATLAGNPDVGPTHLLGALLAQGDGIAAPLLTAVGADAAAVRAELTALGNRLPSASGSSVSAPQLQRDALAAITAAQQLATEMGDEYVSTEHLLVGLARSGGPVAQLLQRHGATPDALRDAFAQVRGSARVSSPDPESSYQALEKYGQDLTASARDGDLDPVIGRDTEIRRVVQVLSRRTKNNPVLIGEPGVGKTAIVEGLAQRIIAGDVPESLRNKRVITLDLGSMVAGAKYRGEFEERLKAVLKEITDSAGEIITFIDELHTIVGAGASGEGAMDAGNMIKPMLARGELRMVGATTLDEYRKHIEKDPALERRFQQVLVGEPSVEDSVGILRGLKERYEVHHGVRITDAALVAAATLSDRYITARFLPDKAIDLVDEAASRLRMEIDSRPVEIDTVERAVRRLEIEEMALTQESDAASKDRLVALRAELAEKREELSALTARWQNEKGAIESTRELKEQLEQLRGESDRAERDGDLGRAAELRYGRIPALEKELAEQTAAIDTHEDVMLKEEVGPDDVADVVSSWTGIPAGRMLEGETAKLLRMEDELGRRVIGQAEAVRVVSDAVRRARAGISDENRPTGSFLFLGPTGVGKTELAKALAEFLFDDERAMVRIDMSEYSEKHSVARLVGAPPGYVGYDQGGQLTEAVRRRPYTVVLLDEVEKAHPDVFDTLLQVLDDGRLTDGQGRTVDFRNTILVLTSNLGSQAIADQALDEKARENAVMAVVRTHFKPEFLNRLDDVVVFHALSTDELTHIVDIQIGVLGRRLAKRRLTLDVTDPAREWLALNGFDPVYGARPLRRLVQSSIGDQLARALLGGSIREGDTVRVDLDPAASGGTGGLIVGRALTGADPVAIAN
- a CDS encoding pyridoxamine 5'-phosphate oxidase family protein, which gives rise to MTVAEHPPTDVDAVEHAVHRPGSGGEHILQDEIGSVARADRFYGDQLRDRLLPRMIEFIARMEMAFIATSDEHGECDSSLRAGPPGFIRVLDEYTLAYPEYRGNGVYASLGNLVENPHIGLLMVDFTDSLIGLHVNGRARVLDDDAFRATFPGQARDRTAGRRAERWVVVQVEEAYIHCRKHIPRMERVTQRREWGTDDPARKGGDFFAAKGTPPRVPRPPRRRFPSTTHLGGGSARALRGRPPAR